A part of Paenibacillus antri genomic DNA contains:
- a CDS encoding purine-nucleoside phosphorylase, whose product MAQAAGGRGMMASIREAAAYLESRTSVRPEIALVLGSGLGVLADSIQDAVTIDYADIPHFPVSTVEGHAGELLIGKLAGKPVLLMKGRFHMYEGYGAETVSFPVRVMKALGVKTLLVTNAAGGINASFKPGDLMLISDHINWMFRNPLIGPNDPEVGVRFPDMSEAYSKRLRALARRVGESVGVTFQEGVYAGLLGPTYETPAEIRMLRTLGADAVGMSTVPETIAARHSGIEVLGISCISNMAAGMLDQPLSHQEVMETAELVRETFIRVVTGIVAELPGSGD is encoded by the coding sequence ATGGCGCAAGCGGCAGGCGGGAGAGGCATGATGGCATCGATTCGGGAGGCGGCCGCTTACCTGGAGAGCCGGACGAGCGTACGGCCGGAGATCGCGCTCGTGCTCGGATCGGGGCTCGGCGTGCTGGCCGACTCGATTCAAGACGCGGTGACGATCGATTACGCGGACATTCCGCATTTTCCGGTATCGACGGTGGAAGGGCATGCGGGCGAATTGCTGATCGGCAAGTTGGCGGGCAAACCGGTGCTGCTCATGAAGGGCCGGTTTCATATGTACGAAGGATACGGCGCCGAGACGGTATCGTTCCCGGTGCGCGTCATGAAAGCGCTCGGCGTGAAGACGCTGCTCGTCACGAACGCGGCGGGCGGCATCAACGCGTCGTTCAAGCCGGGCGACCTGATGCTGATCTCGGATCACATCAACTGGATGTTCCGGAATCCGCTGATCGGTCCCAACGATCCGGAAGTCGGCGTACGGTTTCCGGACATGTCCGAGGCGTACAGCAAGCGGCTTCGCGCGCTCGCTCGCCGCGTCGGCGAGTCGGTCGGCGTGACGTTCCAAGAAGGCGTCTACGCGGGTCTGCTCGGCCCGACGTACGAGACGCCGGCGGAAATTCGGATGCTGCGCACGCTCGGCGCCGACGCCGTCGGCATGTCGACGGTGCCGGAGACGATCGCCGCGCGCCATTCCGGCATCGAGGTGCTCGGCATCTCCTGTATCAGCAATATGGCGGCGGGGATGCTGGATCAGCCGCTCTCGCATCAAGAAGTGATGGAGACGGCCGAGCTGGTGCGGGAGACGTTCATTCGCGTCGTGACGGGCATCGTCGCCGAGCTTCCTGGCTCCGGCGACTAA
- a CDS encoding purine-nucleoside phosphorylase produces the protein MATYYEQAQEAADALRLQLGGREPKIGLILGSGLGDLGDDVANAVKVPYDELPHFPVSTVEGHAGQFVIGELEGKTVIVMQGRFHYYEGYSMRKVVFPVYVMKLLGVSTLVVTNAAGGMNKSFAAGDLMLISDHINFTGDNPLIGANDPRLGVRFPDMSTAYDAEYRAAARRLAADVRGEDGEPMRLVEGVYCGVSGPTYMTPAELILLARAGGDAVGMSTVGETIAARHAGLRVLGISCITDMAIGEELEPLTHEQVVAVANRTKPKFKSLIRAFVREVEV, from the coding sequence ATGGCTACATACTACGAACAAGCGCAAGAAGCGGCGGACGCGCTCCGCCTTCAGCTGGGCGGCCGGGAGCCGAAGATCGGACTCATTCTCGGCTCGGGTCTCGGCGACCTCGGCGACGACGTCGCGAACGCGGTGAAGGTGCCTTATGACGAGCTGCCGCACTTCCCCGTGTCGACGGTGGAAGGGCATGCCGGACAATTCGTGATCGGCGAGCTCGAGGGGAAGACCGTCATCGTCATGCAAGGGCGGTTCCACTACTACGAAGGGTACTCGATGCGGAAGGTCGTGTTCCCGGTGTACGTCATGAAGCTGCTCGGCGTCTCGACGCTCGTCGTGACGAATGCGGCCGGCGGCATGAACAAGTCGTTCGCGGCGGGCGACCTGATGCTCATTTCGGACCATATCAATTTCACGGGCGACAATCCGTTGATCGGCGCGAACGATCCGCGTCTCGGCGTGCGGTTCCCGGACATGTCGACGGCGTACGACGCGGAATACCGCGCGGCGGCGCGGCGCTTGGCCGCGGACGTGCGGGGCGAAGACGGCGAGCCGATGCGGCTCGTGGAAGGCGTCTACTGCGGCGTCAGCGGCCCGACGTACATGACGCCGGCGGAGCTGATTTTGCTCGCGCGCGCCGGCGGCGACGCGGTCGGCATGTCGACGGTCGGCGAGACGATCGCCGCGCGTCATGCGGGGCTGCGCGTGCTCGGCATCTCCTGCATTACCGACATGGCGATCGGCGAGGAGCTGGAGCCGCTGACGCACGAGCAGGTCGTGGCGGTGGCGAACCGCACGAAGCCGAAGTTCAAGTCGCTCATTCGCGCTTTCGTTCGCGAAGTAGAGGTATAG
- the xerD gene encoding site-specific tyrosine recombinase XerD, with the protein MKQHLRLFIDYLSVERGLARNTLEAYERDLTLYLEYLEQSGVADVAETTSTHVLGFMAAGKRSGKASATVFRRQVAVRAFYKFLTEERVIAADPTSTMGTPTPGKKLPTTLTTAEVERLLAAPNVSTPHGVRDRAMLELLYATGMRVSELLDLDLSSVHTGMGFVKAVGKGSKERIIPIGRMAISCLNDYLNGARGKLHKGKKAEDALFLNHLGGRMTRQGFWKIIKKYALEAGIRAELSPHTLRHSFATHLLEGGADLRAVQEMLGHADISTTQIYTHVAKSRLKEVYDRTHPRAKK; encoded by the coding sequence TTGAAACAGCATCTGCGGTTATTTATCGATTACTTGTCGGTGGAACGCGGGCTCGCCCGCAATACGCTCGAGGCGTACGAGCGGGACTTGACGTTATACCTGGAATATCTGGAACAGTCCGGCGTCGCCGACGTCGCCGAGACGACCTCGACGCACGTGCTTGGCTTCATGGCGGCGGGCAAGCGGAGCGGCAAGGCGTCCGCGACCGTCTTTCGGCGGCAGGTGGCGGTTCGGGCGTTCTATAAGTTTCTTACGGAAGAACGGGTGATCGCGGCGGACCCGACGTCGACGATGGGAACGCCGACGCCCGGCAAGAAGCTGCCTACGACGCTAACGACCGCGGAAGTCGAACGGCTGCTTGCCGCGCCGAACGTCTCCACCCCGCACGGCGTGCGGGATCGGGCGATGCTAGAGCTGCTGTACGCGACCGGCATGCGCGTCTCCGAGCTGCTCGACCTTGACCTTAGCAGCGTACACACCGGCATGGGTTTCGTGAAAGCCGTCGGCAAGGGTTCGAAGGAGCGCATCATTCCGATCGGCCGGATGGCGATATCCTGCTTGAACGATTATTTGAACGGCGCGAGAGGGAAGCTGCACAAGGGGAAGAAGGCGGAGGACGCCCTGTTCTTGAACCATCTCGGCGGGCGCATGACGAGACAAGGTTTTTGGAAAATCATTAAAAAATACGCTCTCGAAGCGGGCATCCGCGCGGAGCTGTCGCCGCATACGCTGCGACACTCGTTCGCCACGCATCTGCTCGAGGGCGGGGCGGATTTGCGCGCGGTGCAGGAGATGCTCGGCCATGCGGACATCTCGACGACGCAAATTTATACCCATGTCGCCAAGTCCCGCCTGAAAGAGGTATACGATCGGACGCATCCGCGCGCGAAGAAATGA
- a CDS encoding phosphopentomutase has protein sequence MRTFDKICMIVLDSVGIGELPDAARFGDAGAHTLGHIAERVPSLSLPHLREIGLGNIADIPGIPPVESPKGCYGKMAETSVGKDTMTGHWELMGLNVTIPFQTFPNGFPDKLIDAFEKETGRRVIGNKPASGTEILDELGEEQMKTGAWIVYTSADSVFQIAAHEDVIPLEELYDACRVARRLTQGEFAVGRVIARPYVGAPGAFKRTSNRHDYAVKPPAPTVMNALKDAGLDVVAVGKIGDIFSMEGVTESLPTKSNADGVDKTILTMKKPFRGFCFTNLVDFDSLYGHRRDPEGYAQALEAFDRALPAIMETFTERDLLIITADHGNDPVHAGTDHTREYVPILLWSPALAGGASIGVRGTFADAGASVLDNFGVQPMEHGTSFIKELK, from the coding sequence TTGCGCACATTCGATAAAATTTGCATGATCGTGCTCGACAGCGTCGGCATCGGCGAACTGCCGGACGCGGCCCGCTTCGGGGACGCCGGGGCGCATACGCTCGGGCACATCGCGGAGCGCGTGCCGTCGCTCTCGCTGCCCCATCTTCGGGAGATCGGGCTCGGCAACATCGCGGACATCCCGGGCATCCCGCCGGTCGAATCGCCGAAGGGCTGCTACGGCAAGATGGCCGAGACGTCCGTCGGCAAGGACACGATGACCGGCCATTGGGAGCTGATGGGCCTGAACGTGACGATCCCGTTCCAGACGTTCCCGAACGGGTTTCCGGACAAGCTGATCGACGCGTTCGAAAAGGAGACCGGCCGCCGCGTCATCGGCAACAAGCCGGCGTCGGGCACCGAAATCTTGGACGAGCTCGGAGAAGAGCAGATGAAGACGGGCGCCTGGATCGTCTACACGTCGGCGGACAGCGTGTTCCAGATCGCCGCGCACGAGGACGTCATCCCGCTCGAAGAGCTGTACGACGCTTGCCGCGTCGCGCGCCGCTTGACGCAGGGCGAATTCGCCGTCGGACGCGTCATCGCGCGTCCGTACGTCGGGGCGCCCGGCGCCTTCAAGCGGACGAGCAACCGGCACGACTACGCAGTGAAGCCGCCGGCGCCGACCGTCATGAACGCGCTCAAGGACGCGGGTCTCGACGTCGTCGCGGTCGGGAAAATCGGGGATATCTTCTCGATGGAAGGGGTCACCGAGTCGCTGCCGACGAAGAGCAACGCGGACGGGGTGGACAAGACGATTCTTACGATGAAGAAGCCGTTCCGCGGCTTCTGCTTCACCAACCTCGTCGATTTCGACTCGCTGTACGGCCACCGCCGCGATCCGGAAGGGTACGCGCAGGCGCTCGAGGCGTTCGATCGAGCGCTCCCGGCGATCATGGAGACGTTCACGGAGCGGGATCTCTTGATCATTACGGCCGACCACGGCAACGATCCGGTGCACGCGGGAACGGACCATACCCGAGAATACGTCCCGATTTTGCTGTGGAGCCCGGCTTTGGCGGGCGGCGCGTCGATCGGCGTGCGCGGCACGTTCGCGGACGCGGGCGCGAGCGTCTTGGACAATTTCGGCGTGCAGCCGATGGAGCACGGCACTTCATTCATCAAGGAGTTGAAGTAA